In a single window of the Melanotaenia boesemani isolate fMelBoe1 chromosome 22, fMelBoe1.pri, whole genome shotgun sequence genome:
- the LOC121634260 gene encoding dihydropyrimidinase-related protein 5-like yields the protein LAAPGPSAKKHLRVALCQLSSRTWLELVDREKVQWRRVLESEKKGTIAANMGSMRILIKGGKVVNDDFTQEADVYIENGIIQQVGKELMIPGGAKVIDASGKLVLPGGIDTCVHLQQTFMNASIQDDFYSGTKAALMGGTTMVMALALPEQHCSLLDAYEKCRALADAKACCDYALHVGVTWWGPKVHNEMETLVREHGVNSFQMFMAYKDLMMLRDSELYQTLQTCKDIGAIARVHAENGELVAEGAKEALDLGISGPEGIEISRPEELESEATHRAITIANRAHCPIYLVNVSSMSAGDMIAAAKMQDKVVHAETTVAHSVLNGMQYYHQDWAHAAAHVLVPPLRLDPNTPNYLMGLLGNDTLSVVASEHRPFTTKQRALGKEDFTKIPHGVAGIQDRMSVIWERGVVTGKMDENRFVAVTSSNAAKIYNLYPRKGRIIPGADADVVVWDPDATRTISVSTQVQGGDFNLYEGMRCHGVPLVTISRGQLVCENGVFMCAEGSGKFYPQRTFPDYLYKKMVQREKTQGCKGVVRDPYSGDVAKVANTMKKELGLGPIDGESPNKPGSRVHQGVRDLHESSFSLSGSQVDDHVPKRSSARILAPPGGRSSGIW from the exons ttggctgctccCGGACCGTCTGCCAAGAAGCATCTGCGGGTCGCGCTGTGCCAGCTGTCCTCGCGCACTTGGCTTGAGCTGGTCGACAGGGAGAAGGTCCAGTGGAGGAGGGTGTTGGAATCCGAGAAGAAAGGG ACGATAGCTGCTAACATGGGGTCCATGCGTATCCTCATTAAGGGAGGTAAAGTGGTCAATGATGACTTCACCCAGGAAGCAGATGTCTACATTGAAAACGGCATCATACAACAG GTTGGGAAAGAACTAATGATCCCAGGTGGAGCTAAGGTGATCGATGCTTCTGGGAAACTAGTATTACCGGGCGGCATTGACACCTGCgtgcatctgcagcagacatTTATGAACGCCAGCATCCAGGATGACTTCTACAGCGGAACCAAg GCGGCTCTGATGGGTGGTACCACCATGGTAATGGCTCTGGCCCTGCCTGAACAACACTGCTCCCTACTGGACGCCTACGAGAAGTGCCGAGCTCTGGCAGACGCCAAGGCATGCTGCGACTACGCTCTGCATGTCGGGGTGACCTGGTGGGGACCAAAG GTGCATAATGAGATGGAGACCCTGGTGAGAGAGCATGGCGTGAACTCCTTCCAGATGTTCATGGCCTACAAAGACTTGATGATGCTGCGGGATTCAGAGCTGTATCAGACACTGCAGACCTGTAAGGATATTGGGGCCATTGCACGTGTTCATGCAGAAAATGGAGAGCTGGTGGCAGAG GGTGCCAAAGAGGCTCTGGATTTAGGTATCAGTGGACCAGAGGGAATAGAGATTAGTCGACCAGAGGAG CTTGAGTCTGAAGCTACTCACAGAGCCATCACCATTGCcaacagg GCCCACTGCCCCATCTACCTTGTGAATGTGTCCAGCATGTCAGCTGGAGACATGATCGCTGCTGCTAAAATGCAGG ACAAGGTGGTCCATGCTGAGACCACAGTGGCTCACTCTGTGCTGAATGGGATGCAGTATTACCACCAGGACTGGGCTCACGCTGCGGCTCACGTCCTTGTCCCACCTCTCCGCCTTGACCCAAACACACCCAACTACCTCATGGGCCTGCTGGGAAA TGACACGCTGAGTGTTGTGGCATCAGAGCACCGTCCATTTACCACCAAGCAGAGAGCTCTGGGCAAAGAGGACTTTACTAAGATCCCTCATGGAGTGGCTGGAATCCAGGATAGGATGAGCGTCATTTGGGAGAGGGGAGTG GTTACAGGAAAAATGGATGAGAACCGTTTTGTGGCTGTGACCAGCTCTAATGCTGCAAAGATCTACAATTTGTACCCTCGTAAAGGCCGCATCATCCCCGGGGCCGATGCCGACGTGGTGGTGTGGGACCCGGATGCAACAAG GACGATCTCTGTGAGCACTCAGGTTCAGGGTGGAGACTTCAACCTTTATGAGGGGATGCGCTGTCATGGCGTTCCTCTGGTCACCATCAGCCGTGGACAGTTGGTGTGTGAGAATGGCGTGTTTATGTGTGCTGAAGGGTCCGGGAAGTTCTACCCACAGCGCACTTTCCCTGACTACCTCTATAAGAAGATGGTCCAGCGAGAAAAG aCTCAGGGTTGCAAAGGGGTTGTCAGGGATCCCTACTCTGGTGATGTGGCCAAGGTTGCCAACACTATGAAGAAGGAGCTCGGTTTGGGCCCCATAGATGGAGAGTCACCAAACAAGCCCGGCAGTCGGGTGCACCAGGGTGTCCGAGACCTTCATGAGTCCTCTTTCAGTCTCTCAG GGTCTCAGGTTGATGACCATGTCCCGAAGAGGTCCTCGGCTCGAATCCTGGCCCCTCCTGGTGGTCGTTCCAGTGGTATTTGGTAA